A genomic stretch from Pochonia chlamydosporia 170 chromosome 4, whole genome shotgun sequence includes:
- a CDS encoding cysteine synthase A (similar to Metarhizium acridum CQMa 102 XP_007813590.1), whose product MPLRPPPVCGSVLDAIGNTPVVLLRNIAPEGYANVYVKLEFYNPTGSYKDRMAKSMVEEAERRGTLKPGMTVVEATGGSTGSSLGFVCAAKGYRLRVLCSDAVATEKLRSMTALGADLDITHSPSGKMTPDLLPTMNQKAAEIGKEEGHYYTNQFCNQDALVGYEKIGLELLEQFPDGIDAFCGAVGTAGMAMGVGRVFKSKSPSTKIIVLEPKSAPQLTQGVMGTHSIEGVAPGFIAPHLDQDLYHEARAIEEDEARTMCRRLAKEEGLLVGTSSGLNIVAALQLAKELGPGKTVVTVAVDSGFKYLNGNLF is encoded by the coding sequence ATGCCATTGCGTCCCCCACCAGTATGCGGCTCCGTCTTGGACGCAATTGGGAATACACCTGTGGTGCTACTACGAAATATTGCGCCGGAAGGTTACGCAAATGTGTACGTTAAATTGGAATTCTACAACCCGACAGGTTCCTACAAAGATCGAATGGCAAAGTCTATGGTAGAAGAAGCCGAGCGTCGGGGGACCTTGAAACCCGGAATGACGGTGGTTGAAGCTACTGGTGGGAGCACTGGCTCATCGCTGGGCTTTGTCTGTGCCGCAAAGGGCTATCGACTCCGAGTTCTATGCTCTGATGCAGTAGCAACAGAGAAACTACGATCAATGACGGCCTTGGGCGCAGACTTGGACATTACTCATAGTCCATCTGGAAAGATGACGCCAGACTTGCTCCCAACAATGAATCAAAAAGCGGCCGAAATTGGCAAGGAGGAAGGTCACTATTACACAAATCAGTTTTGCAATCAAGATGCCCTGGTTGGATACGAGAAGATCGGTCTTGAGCTACTTGAACAGTTCCCTGATGGTATTGACGCATTCTGCGGTGCTGTTGGTACTGCTGGAATGGCCATGGGCGTCGGCAGGGTGTTCAAGTCcaaatcaccatcaacgAAAATCATTGTATTAGAGCCGAAATCGGCACCCCAGCTCACTCAAGGCGTGATGGGAACACATTCTATTGAAGGTGTTGCACCGGGCTTTATTGCACCCCACCTTGACCAGGACTTGTACCACGAGGCGAGGGCTATCGAAGAGGACGAAGCGCGTACCATGTGCCGCCGTctcgccaaggaagaaggccTTCTTGTGGGTACATCGTCGGGTCTAAATATCGTTGCTGCGTTGCAGTTAGCAAAAGAGCTAGGACCTGGCAAAACCGTAGTCACTGTAGCAGTGGATTCTGGGTTTAAGTACCTGAATGGCAACCTATTTTAG